The DNA sequence agtgtgcccctggccttccgtaaattaaaaaaacaaacaagaaaatggtgccatctggtttgcttaatataaggaatttgaaatgattcatacttttacttgtacttttgatacttaagtatattttaaaccaaataatttcagacttttattcaagtagtattttactgggtgacatttACTttaacttgagtcattttctattaaggtatctttacttttactcacgTATGGCCGTTGggtacttttttccaccactggctaaTGTTAAGATAAAGTTTAACCTTGAATTCATAACAAGATTTTCGATTCATATGTTTGTGGTTTGTACTCTTGTAGTAATAGAAGATATAATGCAAGATATGCTATATTCTAATTCAtaatatgaaaaatatatataaatacagaGATGATATAGCATATCTAGCATATCTATAGGAAGTTGTAGTCTACATTTCTGATACTATTCTCCATATAATTATGTTATATTCATCTTAAATTCGATGCAAAGATTCAACCATTTTAATGCCAACCACATTTATTTTTGGTGAACGAAAGGCCTAATTACATTTTCACTTTCATTTTTAAAAGGTGTGGATGGTCATGACTGAAATTGCTAACAACGTCAAAAAATGGAATCAACAAAATATTTCAGGTTAATTATTATTTTTGGTATAAAGATAATTCATTGTTTATATCACTGGATATTAGGCTACTTCTTCCTCTTGACGACAGAATTTGTAACCATGTCAATCGAaatgcattatttattttttatttaaaaatgggAAGGCCTAGAATGTATCAAAATATGAATGGAAATGGACAGCGGGAATGCCTAATGCTGGTTCAGAATCTAAATTATATAAGCCTTTCTCTCACTGCATGGGCTCGGAGTCTTCCAATCCCAGGCTGCTGCTTCTTAGAGAGGTGACCAATTTGAAAATGATAATTCATCCTACGGTATTGTTGACTAAATACAGTATAATAAAACAAATGTCCTTAAATACATTTCCAAAACGATAGGTTAAATTTGAGCTTCATCTTTCTCCATTGGGTTATTTGTATTGTGTTAATAAGTGCATTGTGATATTTTCTATTATGGAAATAAATCACTGTGATGTCACGGATGGAagactatgttttttttttactataaCTATTTGTTTTATTTCCTATGTAGGCCTAATAAATACTTTTCCAGCTATCAGCCCGATCCTATCATGTAAAGcacatgtcaaactcattccacggagggccgagtgtctgcgggttttcgctccacccttgtacttgatggATGAATTAAGGACACTAACTAGAAAGGAACaccccacacctggttgtctaggtcttaactgAAAGACACTCCGCCTTCCGTggaataagtttgacacctgctataaagtgtatttttctgcACCTGCCCATGCTGTGttatacaggcagcccaattctgatcttttgcctgatctgattggtcaaaagaccaattagtggaagaaGAATCAGAGCTGCCTGTAAACGCAACGTGTGCCCGGTGCGGTCAGGAGTGCTGAGTGGCGAGCTCGTGTGCAGTAGAATGGGTGAATGGGAAAGTAATTAGCTAGCTAATTAGAAAGCTGTCTGGGGTTTTGACCAATGATTTGCTGTGACCCCCGCGTGCACGCTAAGATGAGCCAATCAGAGGCCGGTTTGAGGAGGTTCAACGGAGTTGGGACGTTCCGAGGATCCCGTTTAATCATTTACGAGGTTCAATTGCAGAGCTTTGTAAGAAAAGTTGCCAATTGCAGGAGGAGACGTTTTGCACAGGAAGCAGAGGAGCGCACCGCACAGCACCGCACGGCAGGAGAAATTATAACAAAAGGGAAAAAGGATATTGTGAAGAAAGTGATAACGTAacgttttattattatttatttagaaaAACTGAAACATTAGGCAAACAGCAGTGTTTTAAATCTATCTGGATGAGATGGTGTTTCGTTTCGCCTAAAACAACTCTAATCCAGCAATCATAACCCCGAATAATAATTTGAGTTGGTGTAAAGTCTCAGGAAAGGTATACAATGGCGAAATCTAAGAACTTTGGAATCGACGCGCTGTTGGCGCACCGGGTGGACCGAGACAGCTCCCCGGGACTGTGTTCTGAGGACAGCCCTGTCTCGTGCCGCCGGTCGGAGACCCCATCCCCGCGGAGGACCTCCAACGGTATCCACATTCAGACCGGAATTATCCCCAAACCGGGTCTAATGAATTTCGCTCACCAGGGACTGACCCAGCTGTCTCAGGGGGCCATCCATGGAATGTATCCCACACACATGTACCCCATCGCGGCCCTGGGGGGCCAGCATACAGCCTTCGCCTACCCCGGCTTCGCCCAGCCCTACCCGGAACACCTAAAGGCAGCATTTATGGCTGGGTTCCCGCTAGAACACTGGATTAGAGCTGGAATGATGATGCCAAGACTCGGGGACTATGGCGGTAAGTAGCCTTCAGGGGTCCCATTTGTATTTGTTTGAATATAATTGAAGTATCTGTCTCTATCACTGTTCATAGtagttataataatatgccatttagcagacgcttttatccaacgcgacctacagtcatgcgtgcatacatttttttgtgtatgggtggtcccggggatcgaacccactaccttagcgttacaagcgccgtgctctaccagctgagctacagaggaccacactaacTAAAAGTTAGTGTGAAAATAAAATAGTTGTAAATAAGTTATTAAAACAGAATGTTGTCTCTTGCATAAACCAAATGATCATTTCGGTAGCTTCTGTAGCTTTTCATTGAATTATTTGGCCCTTATAATATCGTTGAACAATGTGTCGAGTTTACTACATTGTAGGAGGACTCTTGAAATGGAATattgtaaaataaaaatattgcTTAGATCTTGCGCTTTCTTTTCTGAATTATTTAAAATAATGGACTTGTAAATTAGTCGTTTTAAATGCAGATATTatcatgtttttatttatttttttacacaaaAATAAGCAGTCAAACACAAATTAAATAAGTTATCATTGCATCTTTCAGGTGATCTTGAGTGCCATTGGAACTGCAGCCTAGTTACTCCTGAACCATAATCATGTCTCTTTGTCTGTAATCATTTACCTTAGTCATAAATAACATTTTAATTAATAGGCGCCAAGTGTGAGATTGAACAACATACAATAAAGAAACACCTGACTAAGTCCACTTCGTCAACAAAAGCCATATCACCCTGTCCTCGGGTCAACTGTAAACCAAAGTCAAAATAAAACTGATATCATCAGAAAGGACAGCTTTCAAAGGTGAACATGTTTCCATCTCAGCCCCATCCCTTATAGAAGAGCATGAACGtgacatgtaaaaaaaaacacatgtACACATAaatgtgatataaataaaccattgattattatcattattatcattataattattttataaataataacaattattattattagtagtagttgtTTTAACGTGTGATAATAACCTCTCTCATGGTCTCCCCTCCAGCCTCTCCTCCGGCAGGGCTGATGGGGAAGTGTCGTAGGCCCAGAACAGCCTTCACCAGCCAACAGCTACTACAGCTGGAGAACCAGTTCAAACTCAACAAATACCTGTCCAGACCCAAACGCTTTGAGGTGGCCACGTCTCTCATGCTCACGGAGACACAGGTGAGCGAGATGATCCCGTAGAGATAGCAGTCGGATAAATGTTGATTTAATGTCCTAAACTTTAGACTCACTAAAATGAGCTGCAGGTTGTTTGACTGACATGTTTATCCTTGTGTAACTGTCGTGTTCAGTTCTGACCTTGTGTTCTGGTTCCGTTCAGGTGAAGATCTGGTTCCAGAACAGGCGTATGAAGTGGAAGCGTAGCCGCAAGGCCAAGGAGCAGGCAGCCAAGGGCCAAGGGGACTCAGACTGCCCACGTGGGGGGAAGCAGGGCAGCAATAGTGGGTCTGGAGACACCCGCAACTCTGGTACCCCGGACGATGAAGATCAGGAGGATCTGGAAGCAGGGGAAGATGTGTTAAGTGCTGGTACCTtaggagctggagtagttttaGCGTCTCACCCCACAGATTTCCTGAGGCACACTGCTACAGAGCTCAGCTAT is a window from the Coregonus clupeaformis isolate EN_2021a chromosome 23, ASM2061545v1, whole genome shotgun sequence genome containing:
- the mnx2a gene encoding motor neuron and pancreas homeobox 2a; this translates as MAKSKNFGIDALLAHRVDRDSSPGLCSEDSPVSCRRSETPSPRRTSNGIHIQTGIIPKPGLMNFAHQGLTQLSQGAIHGMYPTHMYPIAALGGQHTAFAYPGFAQPYPEHLKAAFMAGFPLEHWIRAGMMMPRLGDYGASPPAGLMGKCRRPRTAFTSQQLLQLENQFKLNKYLSRPKRFEVATSLMLTETQVKIWFQNRRMKWKRSRKAKEQAAKGQGDSDCPRGGKQGSNSGSGDTRNSGTPDDEDQEDLEAGEDVLSAGTLGAGVVLASHPTDFLRHTATELSYSSHGSYSDNELEDSGPGLERRVGVGL